The nucleotide window GTGCGAGGAACTTATTGTCCTACCTCGCCGCCCTGGAGTGGCTCTGAGTAAAGCAGTTCCTGTCGAGCCTAGTCACAGCTCGGCAAGAGGCAACGCTCAGCACAGTTGATGCACGCTGGCGATAACATCTTGCCAGGAGAAAGGCTGAGGTAAATAGGCGGCGGCACCGGCGGCGTGCGCGGCGGAGGCCCATTCTTGGGCGTCACGCTCCGCCGTGAGAATGACTTGCGGCATGCGCTCGCAGTGGCGCAAGAGCTGCATGAGTTCCACGCCATCTCCAGGCTGGTCCAAAGAGGCGCTCAAAATAAAAAGATCGACGCCCTGCCGCCCGCGTAAGGTACGCAACACATCGACGGTGTGTGGCGAGTCGATTACCTCATACCCTTGGCAGAGGAGCTGAGCAAACAACTGTCGTCGTAGCTCAAGATTGCGTTCCGCGAGAAGCACCACCGGTTTGCTCATGTCTCATTCCTCCGTGCGCCAGGATATGAGCAAGATTGTGGCCAACCCACGTGAACGGTAGATGACCGGAGTGTGAAAAGAAAAAGGCAGGAAAAGAGAAGATCTTCCCCTCTTGCCTCAGCTCAGTCCCTTGTCAATCTAACTTGACTGCAAAGCTGGGTTGACAGCATCTCCGCCGCTTTTTTCGTCAGCGAAGCGGGCGGCACTTCCAATAATAATGATGCATGGTCGGTCCTTCCTTGCGACGACGCAGCGTCAGCACCACCTCATCGCCAATCCGCACATCCTCAGGGTCAACGTCGGTCATCTGGAGGTACAAGCGCCCGCCGTTTTGCACATCGACCACGCTCATGATGGTTGGAGAATCCGCCGCAACATAAAGATGATCCCGAGTGAAGGTAAAGACCTGCCCCGTGTGTTCAAGCGGCACTTCTTGCAAAGAGTCATGGTTCCGGCAGGCGATGCACACGCGAGCGATGGGATACTGCCGCGTCCCACACCGCATGCAGTGCGTGCCGTAGAGCCGCACGTTCTGCTTCTCTTCTTTCGCGAGGAAGACGTTCGACAACTCCGGCCCTTCCTCGTTCTCCGCGTAATATCCGCGCATCTTTTTGAAGATCTGGTACGATGGATACAGCCGTTTCTCGCTCAGGTGCTCGGAGAGCGAATGCGAAAGCCGGCGTTTCTTGATAGCCTCGGTCACTTGCAGCAGCACGCCATCGGCTCCTTCGCCATACGCCAAGAGCAGCAGACGATCACCAGGCTGAGCCGTTTCCAAAGCCGCAGCAAGCAAAAGGAACGGTGCGGCACTCCCACAGGCACCGACTTCTTGAAACAGGGGATTCTGAATCTGCGCATCCTGGAAGCCGAGCTTCTTCGCGGCATTCGTATGTGCCCGACCGTCAGGCGACGGTAAGATTATTTTCGCTAGATCCTGGGCCTTGAGATTATGCTTCTGCAACAGTGCATTCCCGACGGCGACCACACTGGCTTGGTAGCCGCGTTCGGTCGCGAAGCGCGACGACTGGGTCTGGACAAATCCGTCGGTGTCTCGGCGCCATTCGTCGAGAAAATCGTCCGAGCGGGACGCGACGCCGAGAATCTCCGCAATCACACCGTCTCGCCCCACCATGACCGCGCTCCCCGCATCGCCAAACCATTCTTCCTCACCTTCGCCTGGCTGCCCATCCCGCACATCGCCAGCGGCAATAAGCACGCGCGCAAGGCGTCCACTGGCCAGCGCATCCACACCGGCGCGCAACGCCGAAGTCGCCGAACGAAGATTGCCAGCAAAGTCTGTGGTTTCGCACTCGGGCGGCAAGTCGCACGCTGCCGCCATAAAGCTCGCAGAGGAACGTTGCCAGAACGGCGCTGAGGTGGAAGCGAAGTA belongs to Deltaproteobacteria bacterium and includes:
- a CDS encoding response regulator, which produces MSKPVVLLAERNLELRRQLFAQLLCQGYEVIDSPHTVDVLRTLRGRQGVDLFILSASLDQPGDGVELMQLLRHCERMPQVILTAERDAQEWASAAHAAGAAAYLPQPFSWQDVIASVHQLC
- a CDS encoding OB-fold domain-containing protein — protein: MIGITSCGYHVPFCRLEREKIGQAWAKRAGKGERAAIYFDEDSLTLALEAASRCIEEHGKDGVDGLYFASTSAPFWQRSSASFMAAACDLPPECETTDFAGNLRSATSALRAGVDALASGRLARVLIAAGDVRDGQPGEGEEEWFGDAGSAVMVGRDGVIAEILGVASRSDDFLDEWRRDTDGFVQTQSSRFATERGYQASVVAVGNALLQKHNLKAQDLAKIILPSPDGRAHTNAAKKLGFQDAQIQNPLFQEVGACGSAAPFLLLAAALETAQPGDRLLLLAYGEGADGVLLQVTEAIKKRRLSHSLSEHLSEKRLYPSYQIFKKMRGYYAENEEGPELSNVFLAKEEKQNVRLYGTHCMRCGTRQYPIARVCIACRNHDSLQEVPLEHTGQVFTFTRDHLYVAADSPTIMSVVDVQNGGRLYLQMTDVDPEDVRIGDEVVLTLRRRKEGPTMHHYYWKCRPLR